CCGTTGCTAAAACTTTAATGGTCACGGTTATTGTCAAATCTCAATGCTCAAAGATTCCACTGTACTGAAGAATATCGAGCTTTACAAATAGAGGAACGGTTTGAAAACACTGCTGTGCTAATTCATAGCGATCTTCTCGCTTTAACATTGTTATCAGCTTGTCTCTGACATCTATTAAATAGCGAACATCGTTAGCCGCATAGTTTAGCTGTTCGATTGTCAAATTATCTGCATTACCCCAGTCAGAACTTTGAGCGCGTTTGTCTAACTCTACTGTCGCTAGTTCTGCTACCAGACTTTTCAAACCATGACTGGAAGTGTAGGTACGAGCTAACTTACTGGCAATTTTGGTACAAAAAATCGGTGTAGTTTCTATACCAAAGGTATAGAGAAACTGAGCTACGTCAAAGCGAGCATAGTGAAAAATTTTTGTTACCTCTGTGGCAGTTAGTAGTTTTTCGAGGTTGGGGGCTGAAGTTTGCCCCTTGGCAATACGAACGGCGCTAACATAACCTAAAGAATCGCATAGCTGCACCAAACACAGGCGATCGCGCCCTATAACCAAACCCATTGTTTCGGTATCTACAGCAATAGTATCTTCGGCTAAATAACGAGCTAGGGTTGCTCCATCGATATCTTCATCAAAAAGCTGTACGTTACCTAAAACCATATCAAATTACTTTTCCAAAATAAAAATTTGCGTAAAATAGTATTCGCCCTGGCTATTTTTAGCAATTCCAATTCCTGTTAAATTATAATTGCCTAACATATTGTGGCGATGGCTCGGACTGTCAATCCATCCATCAACTGCTTGCTTGGCAGGCTTAGCGTATCCTGAATTGTAAGCCAAATTTTCCGCCGCACGCCGATAGGATATTTTTCCCGACAGAGCTTGTACTCGTCCTTTAAAGCCTTCATGACTAAAGGATACTTGCCCTTGCGCCATATTTTTGCTGTGAGTTTTAGCTTGCTGACTAATTGCTGAATTCAATGACAGTGGCGGTAGATTTTTGGTACTGCGGTACTGATTTACACCGTCGAGAATCGACTGTTTTAAATTTGTCAACTCATCCTCGGCTGAAACCGCAGCAATAGAATTGTAACCTTCTTGTCGAATAAGTGGCACAGTGCTTTGCGCCGACTTAGAGAGATAGCCAGATATCGTGAAGACAACAAAAGTTAGCAGCAACTTAGCTATGTGTAACGCTTTCGGTTTTGAATAGCTAGACATTGAAATTAGTAATTTTAACTTTTGACTTTTAAATCGCGGCGCATTCCCTTGCGTCTTTCGCCGACGCGGGGTCGCCGCTCCTTTTAACTTTTTTAAATTACAACTTATCTCCTAAATACTTAGCTACTGTTTGTACATCTTTGTCACCCCTTCCCGAACAGTTAATAACAATGTGGGAATTACCTTGGAGTTGAGGACAGAGTTTTTCTAGATAGGCAAAAGCATGAGCCGTTTCTAATGCCGGGATGATGCCCTCTAGTTCTGAGAGCAGACACAAAGCATCAACTGCTTCTACATCGGTAATGCTGTAATATTCTGCCCGCTTGGTGTCTTTAAGATAGCTGTGTTCTGGTCCTACGCCTGGATAGTCTAAACCCGCACTAATTGAATGTGCCTCTATAATTTGACCCTGAGTATCCTGTAGCAAATAGCTCATAGCACCATGTAATACACCAGGGCTGCCTTTAGTGAGGGTAGCGGCATGTTTGCCAGAAGCTACGCTTTCTCCTGCGGCTTCCACTCCTATTAGGCGCACTTTGGTGTCAGCAATAAATTCATAAAATAGACCCATAGCATTAGAACCACCACCTACACAGGCAATTAAGATATCTGGCAAGCCATTCCATTTTTCTTGAGACTGGCGACGGGTTTCGCTACCGATAACGGCGTGAAAGTCGCGAACCATCATCGGGTAGGGATGGGGTCCCGCTACCGAACCCAAAATGTAGTGAGTGGTTTCGACATTAGTTACCCAATCTCTAATCGCTTCTGAGGTGGCATCTTTAAGAGTGCCAGTCCCAGCAGATACAGGCTCTACTTTCGCACCTAATAACCGCATCCTAAATACGTTTAGCTTTTGACGTTCCATGTCGCGAACGCCCATATAAATGATGCACTCGATGCCAAATCGCGCACAAACTGTTGCTGTAGCTACTCCATGCTGTCCCGCACCCGTTTCGGCAATAATGCGCTTTTTACCCATGCGAATGGCAAGTAAAGCTTGTGCGATCGCATTATTAATTTTATGCGCTCCCGTATGATTGAGGTCTTCCCGTTTGAGATATATTTCTGGTGTAAAATCGGGGCGAGTATAGTGCTGGCTGAGACGTTCGGCGAAATACAGCGGACTGGGTCTGCCGACATAATCTTTTAACAGTCCCTGTAGCTCGTTTAAAAAGTCTGGATCGTTTTTGTATTTGGCGTAAGCCGTTTCTAATTCGGCTAAAGCTGGCATTAGCGTTTCGGGAACGTATTTACCACCGTAAGCACCAAAACGTCCCAAATTGTCTGGTAACTGAGCCGCAGCGCGATCGCTGTTTAGGGGTGTAGCAGTCATAAAAATAAAATTATGTATATTTGGCAGTTTTTAAATATTGTAGATGGTAATTCCATTTCATACTTAAATGATGGCGTAAACAAGATCGAGACATACAATAATTAGAGTCGATTTGTATCTTCATCTAGTGTCATCATCTCCAACTCGCCTTCTCATTGCTGCTAGCGGTACGGGTGGTCATTTATTTCCCGCCCTCGCTTTAGCCCAACAGCTACCCGACTATGAAATTGAGTGGTTAGGGGTTCCCAATCGTTTGGAAACTACTTTAGTACCAGAGAGTTATCCACTCAATACAATTTCTGTAGAAGGTTTTCAACAACGTCTGGGTTTTAAGTCATTTAAAATTATTTCTCGCTTTTTATTCTCAATACTTCAAGTACAAAAACTAATTAAAGCCAAGCAGATTGATGCTGTAGTAACTACAGGTGGCTATATCGCTGCGCCTGCTATTTTAGCGGCTCGTCTGCAGCAAAAACCCACAATTTTGCACGAAGCTAACTTTATTCCTGGTAAAGTTACCCGCTTTCTGTCTCGCTGGTGTGATGCGATCGCTCTAGGCTTTGAAGGAACGGCTCGCTATTTACCCAAAGTACCAACTACCTATGTTGGTACGCCAGTTCGCTTGCAGTTTCGCCAACCCCAAACTTTGGATTTACCCATTCCCGATGAAGCAACCTTAATTGTAGTAGCTGGCGGTTCTCAAGGTGCAGTAGCAGTTAATAAACTGGTTCGCGCCGCAGCACCTCAATGGTTGAGCAGGGGAGCATATATCGTTCATTTGACTGGCAATAACGATCCCGATGTCGAGACTTTACAACATCCTCAATATATATCTCTGCCTTTTTATGAAAACATGGCAGGATTGTTGCAAAGAGCTAACTTAGCTATTTCTCGTGCTGGTGCGGGAACTCTAACCGAACTCGCCGTTACTGGTACGCCAGCGATCTTAATTCCCTATCCTTATGCTGCTGAAGATCATCAGGCATACAATGCTAGAGAGTTTGCCAGGGCTGGTGCGGCGGTAGTTTATCAACAATCAAAACTAACTGCCGAAATTCTCGATCGACAGGTAATTGAGTTATTAGATTCTCCCTCACGGCTACAGAATATGACCGACAAAGCAGTTTCACTGGCAGTAAGCGATAGTGCAGAAAGACTGGCTAATTTGGTTCGTACTGCGATTAATAAATAAAACTGTGATGTTTAAGCTTACAGTTCACTTACCATAAATATTCACTTGAACTCGACATCTTTTAAGTATTTTTGTTTTGCTTTTGCTCTCAATGAATAAAGTCGAGCTTAGTCAAAGTAAAAGAGCGATCGCGCCTCAAACAAGCAATTTGGCGTTTGCTTAAACTGGGAGTCAATCTCTTCCATTCTTCTGAGGAAAGTTTAAATTCACTCAGGGCAATTTTAGGTATTCTAGAAGTATAGCCAAAAGTAATAGAATAACGATTGCGCTTTGCTGGTTTGGCTCGATGAAAAATATTGCAGGGATCGACGATTGCTACACTTCCTGCTTTGCCAGTACAGGTTTTCCAATGTTGAGGAGCAATAACTTTAGACATGGCTTCATCGTCTACAAATCCCGTTGTATAGTTAAGAGAGTCTCTAACTCGTGCGGTTTGCGATCGCGGTATGTATTCAAACGGTCCTTTACCAATTCCTACATGATTGAGATATATGATAATCTTAACCATTCTTTCATCGTCAATATCTAAATGCCATTGTCTGGCATCGGTTATGGGTGCATCGGCAACATCTCGTCGCAGATCGACACCATGAAAAAGTAGAGGCAGACCGATATAATTTTCGATGATATCTAATAATCTTTCTGCCAATCCCCATAACATGATTTCCAGATGAGAGAATTTGCGTAATGCAGGTATACCTGCCCGCCAACCTTGTCGATTATAAAAAGTGTAAAGCTGTGGCTGAAGATTTTTTAAATCTCGTAGAAATCTTTTGGTATGGGGTAATTGTAATTCTGCCAGAGAAGTCAGATAAATTCCTTCAGTGTGAAGGGCTTCTACGATTTTAGTATCTTCTGGAGACAACGGAGGAAGGCGTTTAGCATATTTTTTTTGTTTTAAACTGCGATCAAAACTACTGAGAGAAGGCAACTTTAAATTTTTATGGACAGCTGTTTTAAATTTATTAGTGCCTTTTTTGAGTTTGCGACTAACTTTGTTTAAAGTAGTTTCTATCGGATTTACTAGTTTTAAGACGCTGTCGATCGCCGCTTTAAGATCGACTATATTATAGGGCTTAACTATATAAGCTTGAGGTTGTGTCGGTCTGGCTCTTTTTAACGTTGCTTTATCAGAAAAAGAAGTAATATAAACAACTGGAATATTGTATTTGTCGAGAATTTTCTCGCTAACTGTAATACCATCCATATCACCTTTAATCGCAATATCCATCAGGATTAAATCTGGCTTAGTGTTTTCGATTTTTTTCAGCGCCTGAATTCCCATGTCTGCTATGCCAGCAACTTTATAACCATTACGTTCTAAATCTAGTGCCAGGCTAGCAGCAGCGATTGCTTCATCTTCAACAATAAAAATGCTAATTTGATTCATATCTTTAGCTCCACTGCCTCTTTTAAAATTTTCAACAAATTAGAAAATTGAAAAGGTTTGATTATATAAAAATAATTACCAGCTAATTTTGCTTGCTGTTTGGTTTCAAGATCGGAAAAAGCAGTTTGATAAACAATAGCAATATTACTTTTTTCTTGAAGGCGACGAGCGGTTTCAATACCGTTTAAATTACCCCGCAGTAAAATATCCATTAAAACAATATTTGGTCGATCCTTCTCTACCATCTCCAAAGCTTTTTCACCAGAATTTGCAATTCCGACAACTCTATAATCGTTACGTTTTAAAAAATTAGATAAATTATAAGCAGGTATTAACTCATCTTCGACAATTAAAATAGATATTTTAGACATAATTTTTCTCTTTGTTTCAAATACGACTTTCGTATTCTAGTTCCGCAAAAGTAAGTTGTATAGCCGTGCCTTTTGAGGAAGAATGGGTTTGCAATTCTGCGCTTAACTGCATTGATAATAGATTAACAAGTCGCAAACCCAAAGAAGTCGAATTTTCTAGATCGAAATTTTCGGGTATTCCGATGCCATTATCGCTAATATTTAAGTGATGTAAAACTCCATCAGAACTAAAATTAATTTTTATTTGACCACAACTATTATCTGGAAAAGCATGTTTATATGAATTAGTAATTATTTCATTAATCAGCAAGCCACAGGGAATAGCTGTTTCTAAATTTAACTCCAGAAATATTAAATTCATTTCAAAATTAATGTTTCTGGTATCTGTATTATGAACGCTACAAAAGTTTTCGATCAGACTTTGTATGTATTTGGCAAAATCGATCCGCGATAAGTCGGTAGAGTTATAAAGCTGTTCGTGAATCAAAGCGATACTACGAATTCTATTCTTACTATCAATAAACATATTAATAATTTGTTCATCTTCAATATAGTCAGTTTGAAGATTTAACATACTACTAATAATATTGAGGTTATTTTTGACGCGATGATGAATCTCTTTTAATAATATTTCTTTTTCCCTAAGAGAATTTTGAAGTTTGTTTTGTGTTTCTTTTCTTTCTTGTAACTCAACTTCTAGTTGATGATAAACTTCAGATTGTTTGATGGCGATCGCTAAGCGATCGCTCAACTCACACAACAACTCTATTTCTAATTCCGTCCATTTACGATAGTAACTACATTGATGCGCGATTAAAAATCCCCAAAGATTTGTATTATAAATAATTGGAACGACGATCTTCGATTTAACGCACAAATGCTCTAAAAATTTTACCAGACACGGAAAACTTTCTTGATATTCTTGTCGAACATCGCTAATTGCTTTGTATGCTTGCTGTCGTATTTTATTTTGACAAAATAATGGCAAAGTTTCTTCAGGAAATTCAGAACCTAAAATCGAAGAATAATCGGACGTTACAGATTCAGTAACTATTTTTCCAGAACCTCCTGGTAAAATTTTATAGATGACAATACGATCGAGTTTTAAACTCCGACAGAGTTCTGACACAGTAGTATTCAAAATCTCTTCTAGATTGAGAGAATTACGAATTTTGTAAGTTATATCTGTTAATAATTTAGACTTAGTATTTTCGATTTCTAGCTTGGTTTTTTGATCTTGTAAATGTTTGACCTGCTGCCTTAACTTTATATTTTTGAATCGATTCCACTATCATGCAATAAGCAATTTTGGCTATTGTTATTTATTTTGTAGTTTTCAACAATGTGATATTATTTGCTACTTCAGAAAAACATTACGCGCAAGTAGAGGTCTTAAAATCACGTACTTTTGACCGATCGCCAGTTACGTACAAATTTTAGTCTAAGTATGTATAATTCAAATCTATTAACGGTTTTACGAACAAAAGACGAATTAAATAAATATTATTCTATCTTTAGAAGGAAAAAAAAATAGCTCGATCGTTCTTTAATGATTTTAGATTGTCGCAGCACAACTTTACTTTTAGCTATAGACAACTTTTATTATGGAACTAATCAAAGAAGACTTAAAGACGAATCCAGCCATAGTAGCTGACAAAATTGTCAATAGTCCCTTAGTTGTAAAAAACTTACAGCAGCATTCATTAAAACAAGTATTAGCCGCCTTAAGCGATCGCGCCGTATCGAATTCGGAAAATATTCTAGAACGTGCAGCCAAAGCAGTAGGGCTAAAACCAAACATTATAGTTGAAAAAACTGTTACTATCGATCGCGCTGCAACAGAACTATATAATTACTGGCGAGACTTAACTAATTTACCTACTTTTATGGGTCATTTAAAATCGGTAACTCATAAAGATGAAGCAGGTAAAGTGTCTCACTGGGTTGCTGATGCTCCTTTAGATTTTACCGTAGAATGGGATGCCGAAATTGTTAGAGACGAACCAGGACATCTTATCGCCTGGAGTGCCTTAGAAAATGCTCAAATCGACAATTGCGGATTCGTACGCTTTCAACCAGCTACAGGCGGACGCGGCACTCAAGTAAAGGTAGTTTTAGAATATCAGCCTCCAGGAGGAGCATTAACAGATGCGATCGCCTCACTCTTTGGCGAATCTCCTCAAGAACAAATTGGCGACGAACTAAATCGTTTCAAACAGTTAATGGAAACTGGAGAAATTGCTACTACTGAAGGTCAACCCCAAGGTTCTTAAAGCATCGATCGAACTAAAAAGTTTTCTTCAAGGCGATTGAAAGCTTCCAAACCAACCACACACCATACAAATATTTAAAATTATGAAAGCCGTATGTTGGCACGATAAACACGATGTACGAGTAGAAACCGTACCCGATCCCACAATTCTCAATCCCCG
The nucleotide sequence above comes from Myxosarcina sp. GI1. Encoded proteins:
- a CDS encoding ribonuclease D, with the protein product MVLGNVQLFDEDIDGATLARYLAEDTIAVDTETMGLVIGRDRLCLVQLCDSLGYVSAVRIAKGQTSAPNLEKLLTATEVTKIFHYARFDVAQFLYTFGIETTPIFCTKIASKLARTYTSSHGLKSLVAELATVELDKRAQSSDWGNADNLTIEQLNYAANDVRYLIDVRDKLITMLKREDRYELAQQCFQTVPLFVKLDILQYSGIFEH
- a CDS encoding CAP domain-containing protein, whose protein sequence is MPLIRQEGYNSIAAVSAEDELTNLKQSILDGVNQYRSTKNLPPLSLNSAISQQAKTHSKNMAQGQVSFSHEGFKGRVQALSGKISYRRAAENLAYNSGYAKPAKQAVDGWIDSPSHRHNMLGNYNLTGIGIAKNSQGEYYFTQIFILEK
- the trpB gene encoding tryptophan synthase subunit beta; translated protein: MTATPLNSDRAAAQLPDNLGRFGAYGGKYVPETLMPALAELETAYAKYKNDPDFLNELQGLLKDYVGRPSPLYFAERLSQHYTRPDFTPEIYLKREDLNHTGAHKINNAIAQALLAIRMGKKRIIAETGAGQHGVATATVCARFGIECIIYMGVRDMERQKLNVFRMRLLGAKVEPVSAGTGTLKDATSEAIRDWVTNVETTHYILGSVAGPHPYPMMVRDFHAVIGSETRRQSQEKWNGLPDILIACVGGGSNAMGLFYEFIADTKVRLIGVEAAGESVASGKHAATLTKGSPGVLHGAMSYLLQDTQGQIIEAHSISAGLDYPGVGPEHSYLKDTKRAEYYSITDVEAVDALCLLSELEGIIPALETAHAFAYLEKLCPQLQGNSHIVINCSGRGDKDVQTVAKYLGDKL
- the murG gene encoding undecaprenyldiphospho-muramoylpentapeptide beta-N-acetylglucosaminyltransferase, with amino-acid sequence MSSSPTRLLIAASGTGGHLFPALALAQQLPDYEIEWLGVPNRLETTLVPESYPLNTISVEGFQQRLGFKSFKIISRFLFSILQVQKLIKAKQIDAVVTTGGYIAAPAILAARLQQKPTILHEANFIPGKVTRFLSRWCDAIALGFEGTARYLPKVPTTYVGTPVRLQFRQPQTLDLPIPDEATLIVVAGGSQGAVAVNKLVRAAAPQWLSRGAYIVHLTGNNDPDVETLQHPQYISLPFYENMAGLLQRANLAISRAGAGTLTELAVTGTPAILIPYPYAAEDHQAYNAREFARAGAAVVYQQSKLTAEILDRQVIELLDSPSRLQNMTDKAVSLAVSDSAERLANLVRTAINK
- a CDS encoding response regulator, whose translation is MNQISIFIVEDEAIAAASLALDLERNGYKVAGIADMGIQALKKIENTKPDLILMDIAIKGDMDGITVSEKILDKYNIPVVYITSFSDKATLKRARPTQPQAYIVKPYNIVDLKAAIDSVLKLVNPIETTLNKVSRKLKKGTNKFKTAVHKNLKLPSLSSFDRSLKQKKYAKRLPPLSPEDTKIVEALHTEGIYLTSLAELQLPHTKRFLRDLKNLQPQLYTFYNRQGWRAGIPALRKFSHLEIMLWGLAERLLDIIENYIGLPLLFHGVDLRRDVADAPITDARQWHLDIDDERMVKIIIYLNHVGIGKGPFEYIPRSQTARVRDSLNYTTGFVDDEAMSKVIAPQHWKTCTGKAGSVAIVDPCNIFHRAKPAKRNRYSITFGYTSRIPKIALSEFKLSSEEWKRLTPSLSKRQIACLRRDRSFTLTKLDFIH
- a CDS encoding response regulator: MSKISILIVEDELIPAYNLSNFLKRNDYRVVGIANSGEKALEMVEKDRPNIVLMDILLRGNLNGIETARRLQEKSNIAIVYQTAFSDLETKQQAKLAGNYFYIIKPFQFSNLLKILKEAVELKI
- a CDS encoding histidine kinase dimerization/phosphoacceptor domain -containing protein produces the protein MKLRQQVKHLQDQKTKLEIENTKSKLLTDITYKIRNSLNLEEILNTTVSELCRSLKLDRIVIYKILPGGSGKIVTESVTSDYSSILGSEFPEETLPLFCQNKIRQQAYKAISDVRQEYQESFPCLVKFLEHLCVKSKIVVPIIYNTNLWGFLIAHQCSYYRKWTELEIELLCELSDRLAIAIKQSEVYHQLEVELQERKETQNKLQNSLREKEILLKEIHHRVKNNLNIISSMLNLQTDYIEDEQIINMFIDSKNRIRSIALIHEQLYNSTDLSRIDFAKYIQSLIENFCSVHNTDTRNINFEMNLIFLELNLETAIPCGLLINEIITNSYKHAFPDNSCGQIKINFSSDGVLHHLNISDNGIGIPENFDLENSTSLGLRLVNLLSMQLSAELQTHSSSKGTAIQLTFAELEYESRI
- a CDS encoding SRPBCC family protein — its product is MELIKEDLKTNPAIVADKIVNSPLVVKNLQQHSLKQVLAALSDRAVSNSENILERAAKAVGLKPNIIVEKTVTIDRAATELYNYWRDLTNLPTFMGHLKSVTHKDEAGKVSHWVADAPLDFTVEWDAEIVRDEPGHLIAWSALENAQIDNCGFVRFQPATGGRGTQVKVVLEYQPPGGALTDAIASLFGESPQEQIGDELNRFKQLMETGEIATTEGQPQGS